From Acidipropionibacterium acidipropionici, one genomic window encodes:
- the ygfZ gene encoding CAF17-like 4Fe-4S cluster assembly/insertion protein YgfZ — translation MGALVLLSEGPDTGLVSHLDNPNLEQRRIDSSWVGLGNRDILSVSGPDRLTWLHSLTTQFLEGLEPGRSTTALVLSPTGHVEHVLRGVDDGATFWAWTEAGRGPALVEWLDSMRFMMRVEVTAHPELTLVWAGPDVTLPDDVVSMASEIAGGRELLLPEGVEVDAPQAGVRAWEALRIAAGVPRLGIDTDERTIPNEIGLYGTHLDKGCYRGQETVARVHTLGRPPRRLTRLTLDGSQGELPETGAEITSEGRRVGVLGSVAVHHEDGPIALCLLRRATDPQATLDVASVAASQEILVDPQVGLHVRPIL, via the coding sequence ATGGGCGCGCTCGTCCTGCTGTCCGAGGGTCCCGACACCGGACTCGTCTCCCACCTGGACAACCCCAACCTGGAGCAGCGTCGCATCGACTCATCCTGGGTGGGTCTCGGCAATCGCGACATCCTGTCGGTCAGTGGCCCCGACCGGCTCACCTGGCTGCACTCGCTGACCACCCAGTTCCTCGAGGGACTGGAACCCGGGCGCTCCACCACCGCGCTGGTGCTCTCGCCCACCGGTCACGTCGAACACGTTCTGCGCGGCGTCGACGACGGGGCGACCTTCTGGGCCTGGACCGAGGCGGGCCGCGGCCCGGCCCTGGTGGAGTGGCTTGACTCGATGCGCTTCATGATGCGGGTCGAGGTGACGGCCCACCCGGAGCTGACGCTCGTCTGGGCCGGCCCGGACGTGACCCTTCCCGACGACGTCGTGTCGATGGCCTCGGAGATCGCAGGTGGCCGCGAGCTGCTGCTGCCCGAGGGCGTCGAGGTCGACGCACCGCAGGCCGGTGTGCGGGCCTGGGAGGCGCTGCGCATCGCGGCGGGCGTGCCGCGTCTGGGCATAGACACCGACGAGCGGACCATCCCCAACGAGATCGGCCTCTACGGCACCCACCTGGACAAGGGCTGCTACCGCGGCCAGGAGACCGTGGCCCGGGTGCACACCCTCGGCCGGCCGCCGCGCAGGCTCACCCGCCTGACTCTGGACGGCTCGCAGGGGGAGTTGCCGGAGACCGGCGCGGAGATCACCAGCGAGGGACGCCGGGTCGGCGTTCTCGGATCGGTGGCTGTACATCACGAGGACGGGCCGATCGCGCTGTGCCTGCTGCGCAGGGCGACGGATCCGCAGGCCACCCTTGATGTGGCCTCAGTGGCGGCGAGCCAGGAGATTCTGGTGGACCCGCAGGTCGGGCTGCATGTCCGACCGATACTCTGA
- a CDS encoding sugar transferase: MPKRVDFNKTQKVATALIDVAVFVGCLFLSFYLRFFTSLGFIPARNLNDAKAAMLTSAIGFLIINVLSGIYVLYNKTLLDVWIVTVVDQVLITVFIMALTFAGRWFAFPRSVLLINFGVSVIALLLWRSLEFWAYSRFRGAKRVMVLGLPGQLSGPVLNYMSNKSRRHRLTHVVEGHYLEQIRAHLDEFDTAHVSDAIPADERNAIYDLLLTEEKEIFLTTSFEHLLLVNPTIMSIEDESIIAASPFKIPAEFDVIKRFFDALVALIGLIIASPVMLITAILVKATSPGPVFYRQTRITKGGKEFKILKFRSMGVTAEKESGPMLATTNDPRVTPVGKYLRSLRIDELPQLINVLVGDMAMVGPRPERPFFVEQFQSQNAHYKLRHNVRAGLTGYAQVYGKYASDFASKLNFDLIYIKQYSLVLDVKIMIQTIKILFDKVSSRGVDEEEERDTSVHLPADVQQLS, translated from the coding sequence GTGCCGAAGAGGGTCGACTTCAACAAGACGCAGAAGGTGGCCACCGCCCTGATAGATGTGGCGGTGTTCGTCGGGTGCCTCTTCCTATCTTTCTACCTGCGATTCTTCACATCGCTCGGATTCATTCCGGCAAGAAACCTGAATGACGCCAAGGCCGCCATGTTGACGTCGGCCATTGGATTCCTCATCATCAATGTGTTGTCCGGCATCTATGTGCTGTACAACAAGACTCTGCTGGACGTGTGGATCGTCACCGTGGTGGATCAGGTGCTCATCACCGTGTTCATCATGGCGCTCACCTTCGCGGGGCGATGGTTCGCCTTCCCGCGGTCGGTGCTGCTCATCAACTTCGGCGTCAGCGTCATCGCCCTGCTGCTGTGGCGCAGCCTGGAATTCTGGGCCTACAGCCGCTTCCGAGGGGCCAAACGGGTGATGGTGCTGGGCCTGCCCGGGCAGCTCAGCGGGCCGGTGCTCAACTACATGTCGAACAAGAGCCGACGCCACCGTCTGACCCATGTGGTGGAGGGCCACTACCTGGAGCAGATCCGCGCCCATCTCGACGAGTTCGACACGGCACACGTCTCCGACGCCATTCCCGCCGACGAGCGCAATGCCATCTACGACCTTCTTCTCACTGAGGAGAAGGAGATCTTCCTCACCACCAGCTTCGAACATCTTCTGCTGGTGAATCCAACGATCATGAGTATCGAGGATGAGTCGATCATCGCGGCGAGCCCGTTCAAGATTCCGGCCGAGTTCGACGTCATCAAGAGGTTCTTCGACGCGCTCGTGGCGCTCATCGGTCTCATCATCGCCTCCCCGGTGATGCTCATCACCGCGATCCTGGTGAAGGCGACGTCGCCCGGGCCGGTGTTCTACCGCCAGACTCGGATCACCAAGGGCGGCAAGGAGTTCAAGATCCTCAAGTTCCGGTCGATGGGGGTCACTGCGGAGAAGGAGTCGGGGCCGATGCTGGCCACCACCAACGATCCGCGGGTGACACCGGTGGGCAAGTACCTCCGCAGCCTGCGGATCGATGAGCTGCCCCAGCTCATCAACGTGCTGGTGGGGGACATGGCGATGGTCGGCCCTCGCCCGGAGAGGCCCTTCTTCGTCGAGCAGTTCCAGTCCCAGAACGCCCACTACAAGCTGCGCCACAATGTGCGGGCCGGCCTCACGGGCTATGCGCAGGTCTACGGCAAGTACGCCTCAGACTTCGCCAGCAAGCTCAACTTCGACCTCATCTACATCAAGCAGTACTCGCTGGTCCTCGACGTGAAGATCATGATCCAGACCATCAAGATCCTCTTCGACAAGGTCTCCTCCCGCGGCGTCGACGAGGAGGAGGAGCGGGACACCTCGGTGCATCTTCCCGCCGACGTCCAGCAGCTCAGCTGA
- a CDS encoding MFS transporter, with protein sequence MKSFHHVLVNTLLANVTTSFLWFALTFWIYLETRSVLATGIVGGGYMALVALCSLVFGVIVDHNRKKTVMVIAQVTTFSMYLLAGIMWVTVPHDAFVTLSSPAFWAFIIVILAGSVVENMRNIALSTTVTLLVPDGRRDRANGLVGMVQGIAFMVTSVFSGLSIGFLGMGPTLLIALVATGIAFAHLVTVSIPESRIVTSGQVTSVRDGPSPEGTASAPAHALTLHDRVDLAGSIAAIRSVPGLFALILFTCFNNLVGGVYMALMDPYGLELMSAQAWGIVMGVTSVGFIVGGAIIARTGLGSNPVRTLLMVNVGVAAVGGVFAIRESWLLFAVGIFVYMCMIPAAEASEQTILQRVVPYERQGRIFGFAQSLETAASPVSAFVVAPIAEFAIIPWMRHGSGRGMLAWLLGHGDTRGIALMFLIAGLVMLVAVATAFVSPQYRRLSAHYAGTHQSVAAEGT encoded by the coding sequence ATGAAGAGCTTCCACCACGTTCTCGTCAACACCCTGCTCGCCAACGTCACCACCAGTTTCCTCTGGTTCGCGCTCACCTTCTGGATCTACCTGGAGACCCGGTCGGTGCTGGCCACCGGCATCGTCGGTGGCGGCTACATGGCCCTGGTGGCGCTGTGCTCCCTGGTCTTCGGGGTGATCGTGGACCACAACCGCAAGAAGACCGTCATGGTCATCGCGCAGGTCACCACGTTCAGCATGTATCTGCTGGCCGGCATCATGTGGGTCACCGTTCCCCATGACGCCTTCGTGACCCTCTCCTCACCCGCCTTCTGGGCATTCATCATCGTGATCCTCGCGGGCAGCGTGGTGGAGAACATGCGAAACATCGCGCTGTCCACCACGGTCACACTGCTGGTCCCCGACGGCCGACGGGACAGGGCCAACGGTCTGGTGGGAATGGTGCAGGGCATCGCATTCATGGTGACCTCCGTGTTCTCGGGTCTGTCCATCGGGTTCCTCGGAATGGGCCCGACCCTACTGATCGCCCTGGTGGCGACCGGAATCGCGTTCGCCCATCTGGTGACTGTCTCCATCCCCGAGAGCCGGATCGTGACGTCCGGGCAGGTGACCTCCGTGCGGGACGGCCCGTCCCCCGAGGGAACGGCATCGGCTCCGGCGCATGCACTGACGCTGCACGACCGGGTGGATCTGGCCGGCTCGATAGCGGCCATCCGATCTGTGCCCGGGCTGTTTGCACTGATCCTCTTCACCTGCTTCAACAACCTGGTGGGCGGGGTCTACATGGCCCTCATGGATCCCTACGGGCTTGAGCTGATGAGCGCTCAGGCGTGGGGCATCGTCATGGGGGTCACGAGCGTCGGATTCATCGTCGGGGGTGCGATCATCGCGAGGACCGGCCTGGGATCGAACCCGGTGAGGACGCTGCTCATGGTGAACGTCGGGGTCGCGGCGGTCGGCGGCGTCTTCGCCATCCGGGAGTCCTGGCTGCTGTTCGCCGTCGGCATCTTCGTCTACATGTGCATGATCCCGGCGGCGGAGGCGTCCGAGCAGACGATCCTGCAACGCGTCGTGCCCTATGAGCGTCAGGGCCGCATCTTCGGATTCGCGCAGAGCCTGGAGACCGCCGCCTCCCCGGTGTCCGCCTTCGTCGTGGCACCGATCGCGGAGTTCGCGATCATCCCGTGGATGCGCCACGGGTCGGGACGGGGCATGCTGGCGTGGCTGCTGGGCCACGGCGACACCCGCGGGATCGCCCTCATGTTCCTGATCGCGGGGCTGGTGATGCTGGTCGCCGTGGCGACGGCCTTCGTCTCCCCCCAGTACCGGCGACTGTCGGCCCACTACGCGGGGACGCACCAGTCCGTCGCCGCCGAGGGCACCTGA
- a CDS encoding LLM class flavin-dependent oxidoreductase, translating to MKSFGFLSFGHYGRGTGPYDPDAGRALREAIEIAQGADEIGVNGAYFRVHHFARQAASPMPLLSAIAATTSRIEVGTGVIDMRYENPLYLAEEAGALDLIAEDRIALGVSRGSPEPAVRGYEAFGYTGSQDPRGSDIARQKFDTFLSAVRGERMVDADPSQFGPGQRLRIEPHSPGLADRIWWGSGTASTAEWAARAGVNLMSSTLVTEATGEAFADIQARQIAAYRKAWKDAGHARTPRVSVSRSVFPVLSEEDLWFAAPMGDQAQDQIGIIDGLTSTFGKTYAGNPDQLIAELKADAAVQAADTLMLTIPSQLGPEINLRLLQNFAEHVAPALGWEPNTEGPTTGYDV from the coding sequence ATGAAGAGTTTCGGATTCCTCTCCTTCGGCCACTACGGCCGGGGCACCGGGCCCTACGACCCGGACGCCGGCCGGGCGCTGCGCGAGGCCATCGAGATCGCACAGGGCGCCGACGAGATCGGCGTCAACGGGGCCTACTTCCGGGTGCACCACTTCGCCCGCCAGGCGGCCTCGCCGATGCCGCTGCTGTCGGCCATCGCCGCGACCACCAGCCGCATCGAGGTGGGCACCGGCGTCATCGACATGCGCTACGAGAACCCGCTGTACCTGGCCGAGGAGGCCGGGGCGCTGGATCTCATCGCCGAGGACCGGATCGCGCTGGGCGTGAGCCGGGGATCGCCAGAGCCCGCCGTCCGCGGATACGAGGCCTTCGGCTACACCGGCTCCCAGGACCCCCGCGGATCCGATATCGCCCGCCAGAAGTTCGACACCTTCCTGTCCGCGGTGCGCGGTGAGCGGATGGTCGACGCCGACCCGAGCCAGTTCGGCCCGGGCCAGAGGCTGCGCATCGAGCCCCACTCCCCCGGCCTGGCTGACCGCATCTGGTGGGGTTCGGGCACTGCCTCGACCGCCGAGTGGGCGGCCCGTGCGGGAGTGAACCTCATGAGTTCAACCCTGGTCACCGAGGCCACCGGTGAGGCCTTCGCCGATATTCAGGCCCGCCAGATCGCCGCCTACCGGAAGGCCTGGAAGGATGCCGGCCACGCCCGCACCCCGCGGGTCTCGGTGAGCCGGTCGGTCTTCCCGGTGCTGTCGGAGGAGGATCTGTGGTTCGCCGCCCCGATGGGCGACCAGGCCCAGGATCAGATCGGCATCATCGACGGTCTGACGTCGACATTCGGCAAGACCTACGCCGGGAATCCGGATCAGCTCATCGCCGAACTCAAGGCCGACGCGGCCGTCCAGGCGGCCGACACCCTGATGCTGACGATCCCCTCCCAGCTGGGCCCCGAGATCAACCTGAGACTCCTGCAGAACTTCGCCGAGCATGTGGCCCCGGCGCTGGGCTGGGAGCCGAACACCGAGGGCCCGACGACGGGATACGACGTCTGA
- a CDS encoding nitrobindin family protein, translated as MPFQIPDNLDNNLMPLAWMIGHWEGDGHGVGPDGGEISYGCQVDFTDNGGDYLHYICQTFTKNPDGTPKEPLWMETGFWRPRLDKTIDVVMAAPEGWAELWTGTIDGAKIELVTDAVARSKDATVPYTGGQRLYGQVEGDLMWAYDRATTETPLAPHMWARLRRA; from the coding sequence ATGCCCTTCCAGATCCCTGACAACCTCGACAACAACCTCATGCCCCTGGCCTGGATGATCGGCCACTGGGAGGGGGACGGCCACGGCGTCGGCCCCGACGGAGGCGAGATCAGCTACGGATGCCAGGTCGACTTCACCGACAACGGCGGGGACTACCTGCACTACATCTGCCAGACCTTCACCAAGAACCCCGACGGCACCCCGAAGGAGCCGCTGTGGATGGAGACCGGGTTCTGGCGCCCCCGTCTCGACAAGACCATCGACGTCGTGATGGCCGCCCCCGAGGGCTGGGCCGAGCTGTGGACCGGGACGATCGACGGCGCCAAGATCGAGCTGGTCACCGACGCCGTCGCGCGCAGCAAGGACGCCACCGTGCCCTACACCGGTGGGCAGCGGCTCTACGGACAGGTCGAGGGAGACCTCATGTGGGCCTACGACCGGGCCACCACCGAGACCCCGCTGGCGCCCCACATGTGGGCCCGGCTCAGGAGGGCCTGA
- the dtd gene encoding D-aminoacyl-tRNA deacylase produces the protein MRVVVQRALEGSVRVDGRVVGELASPGLVILAGITHDDTPAVVEKVAAKVWGLRILADEKSASDIGAPLLVVSQFTLYAGTRKGRRPTWNAAAPGPVSEPLIDHFAEHLRTLGAHVETGIFGADMKVSLVNDGPVTIIIDSETWS, from the coding sequence ATGAGGGTCGTCGTCCAGAGGGCCCTGGAGGGATCGGTCCGGGTCGACGGGAGAGTGGTCGGCGAGCTGGCCTCGCCCGGCCTGGTGATCCTGGCGGGGATCACCCATGACGACACCCCCGCGGTGGTGGAGAAGGTCGCCGCCAAGGTGTGGGGGCTGCGGATCCTCGCCGATGAGAAGTCCGCATCCGACATCGGAGCCCCGCTGCTGGTGGTCAGCCAGTTCACCCTCTATGCCGGCACCCGCAAGGGGCGCCGCCCCACCTGGAACGCCGCGGCCCCCGGCCCGGTGTCCGAGCCCCTCATCGATCATTTCGCCGAGCACCTGAGGACCCTCGGCGCCCATGTCGAGACCGGGATCTTCGGGGCCGACATGAAGGTCTCCCTGGTCAACGACGGTCCGGTGACCATCATCATCGACTCCGAGACCTGGAGCTGA
- a CDS encoding ATP-binding protein, with protein MASYVRRNIESHINELLNHFPSVVLEGARQVGKSTLAAHAAPDGSVLLNLDRQETRDAAISDPEGFVAAAGDGTLVIDEIQRVPALTLAIKALIDADRRPGRFLLTGSSSLLRVRGTADSLAGRAARVRLYGLSQGEMRGSLDDLVHSVIQNPNALVKASSTCSSRRQERATSSPSR; from the coding sequence ATGGCAAGCTATGTCCGCCGGAACATCGAGTCGCACATCAACGAGCTCCTGAACCACTTTCCCTCTGTCGTCCTCGAGGGAGCAAGGCAGGTCGGGAAGAGCACGCTCGCAGCACATGCCGCCCCAGATGGGTCCGTCCTGCTCAATCTCGATCGTCAGGAGACGCGTGATGCGGCGATCTCCGATCCTGAAGGTTTCGTGGCGGCCGCCGGCGATGGCACTCTCGTCATCGACGAGATCCAGCGCGTGCCCGCACTGACGCTTGCCATCAAGGCATTGATCGACGCCGACAGGCGACCCGGCCGGTTCCTCCTCACCGGTTCATCGAGTCTGCTGCGAGTTCGGGGAACCGCGGACAGCCTCGCAGGCCGGGCCGCGCGGGTGCGACTCTACGGACTCAGCCAGGGAGAGATGCGGGGCAGCTTGGACGATCTCGTGCACAGCGTCATTCAGAACCCGAATGCACTCGTCAAAGCGTCTTCTACATGCTCGTCGCGGAGACAGGAGAGGGCGACGTCATCGCCATCGAGGTGA